The nucleotide window ataatCCACTGAAGGTCTATcgggcgtatgttgtaccgtttgtgATAATATTTATGAATCAAGACAGGCTTTTGACAAAGAAGTTAATGttgtaggggtttcaacagtctcgtataAAGTCAGCGCTTCGCATATTCCATGGTCttttataacgatgtagtttgtcaatgcaacctgtcattaggtcatatgttgtctaacgtgtttcataccaattgttagaccgttcctggcacactaaTTCTGACTACgtattattccgtttacctgttcaagATTTTGAACTCACGGCTGGtatgaccggtcggcagggaatgcttactcctcctgggcacctgatatcacctgtggtatatccaggggtccgtgtttgccgaaccctctattttgtagttactagcttgaaaatacggatgtatatttcattgctgatttagaaattcatttcggttgagcatcactgaagagacattattatttgtcgaaatgtggatatggtgcatcaaaattggtaccgtatacgttttacattatgatccctgggtcgaggcctctgctggtggactgttagtccccgatggtctctacagcccagtagctaagtacttcgttactagcttgaaaatagggatgtatatttaattgcttttataaaatttagaaattcatttcaaaattaaggattatctccctcacgcatagctcttatgcttagacgaatttgattccacttttttggcacactgtttcccCCCACAtcagctctaaaacttcattgttatttcggatttcaaacatttcggttgagcattactgaagagacattatttgtcgaaatgcgcatctggtgcatcaaaattggtaccgtataagttttacattataagagttatgagattgatcgctgtttgttaACTTCACCTCTCATGagcatcatgtacatgtagttccgGAGGAACGTACTGTAAATGAGGAAATGAATTCGGTGGTTTTAATTTCTCTACGTTCGCAATCGGGGATTTTCCCGCGAAATTAAAACAAGCGCAATCATTTTGCAAGTGTGACACAATACTTTTTGAACATgtcataaaatttgaattccacGAAAATAAAACCACCTCAATTAGACCAATATGAAAAACCGCGAACTTTCAGCaccgcgaaattaaaaccactaACAGTATCATTCTTGtgtaatacatttgtaattgaCTGACGTCTGTGACCTAAAGAATATTCAAGAGGTTCTATTTCTAAAACGATGTTTGTCACTTCAATGTAAAGATTACGTAACCCTATTTATTCGAATCATAGAAGCGAAGGACCCGGAAACTTCATTTTTCAATTGACACACTGTAGGTTTTTGTGATATCAAGCACTCGCAAGCACTGATTGATATCTAGGAGAGTTTTGGACATTGGATTTGTCAATCAGTTTGTGACAATGTACATTCTCTTGTGGGAATTCAACTCAAGCATTAAACCGGCATTTTGTATACCTATTGTTAGTTGGTTATATGTTATTGATAGATTTTTCTTTCaatgattgtaaataaattgttataagatctttaaatatctttgtGATTGATTTCTGCTGAGTTTATTTAGGGTTTCCCCGACCCCCCACATTATGTATATTTGATATTCTCCACGATTTGTGTTGTACGTAACTGGGGATTTAATGTGAATAGTATTTCCGATAAATTCAACTATTCACATTATTTTCTTAGTTTTGCACTTGTATTTGAAATTCAAGTCATCAAAACTTAGATCAATATGAGGTTTGACAGATCTATGTAAACGTAGATGTAATTAATGACAGCAGCTAAGGGAGATAAGCCGAGGAGTTCTAATTTGTGATAATCTTGTTTCCTtcgcataaaatatatttgatgttttcgtcatgttttatacatataaacCGAAATCACTTTCACACAAATTATAATTCCCTATCATGACCTGCAAGTTGCCAACAGTAataaatacagaaaataaacaatCTAATATTCATATTCTATGCATCATTGCTGTACATGACATAAACACCAGTATTTAGTATttacaatatatcttttaaatgtTTCTGTACATatgttaaatgaaattaataaattccAGGGTACTAGTGCATGTACTGAAATTGTTTTCTTATCATCAGATAAAATTATCAATCCGCATGCTGAGCTGTTCGAAGAATGCTGTTTTACACTATGTACTTTGTCTTGTACATTGATTTGGCGATAAAGTCACAGTGTACTAAATATCACAGACAATTAACGGTCCTGTGTACGTCACATTCAAACTAATTTCCCATCATCCTCTCCTCTATACTCAATTTCAGTTGCTACTGATTTCCTCTGTTCATTACATTTCCGGTAGCTACATCCCGTGGTGGATTGTGGGACGAGGAGTGCGATTTCGGACCAGAAACTCTGGAAAAATAACAACATTTTGTACTCACTAAATACTACATACGGCTCTTAATAACGTACACAATACAAAAAACTatggagaaaacaaaatactGAATATGACATAATATTATGAAAGGTGATGTATGTATGTGACATTTGCTTATATTTTGTTTCGTGATAGTATTTGAATTTTATTGAGTAATAAGTCATATATGCCAATATTTGTTTCATGATCATATTTGAGTGATATGTacaggtccgtgtttgcccaactatctattttgtaattattataggagctatgagattgatcactgttcgttatcttcaccttgctaatatttatttcatgataCCGTATTGCGGTTTTTTCCGCGgatctaaaatttggcgatttgattgctcaaaggtatgctaataattttagaggaataaattttggcggacaagGAAGAGTTTTCTCTTTTGCAAATATTGAAGTCACATTTGGGTGCATActtggcgagtgaaattttagcggaaagctatctaatagcgtaaataaaaaaaaattatcacccCGAGAAAAAACTCGCTATATGGTAATTCTTGGTATtgtttgtttcatgataatATAAGAGCTTTGATGAGAATTTATGTGATATTTGCTAATGTCTGTTACACGATTATATTGAGTTTTACCCAATATGATCTGATACGAGTATTTGCTAATATTTGAGTCgtgaaaatatttccattttattaattgattgattgtatattgtttaacatccctttgGAGAATCATCACCTGTGATATTTGCTAATATTTGTATTGTGATAACATATATCAGTTGACTGAGTattaaatgtatatgatattttacGTTTCATGATAATATTTGAGTTTATAGTCAATGTAGTCAATGTTATTgagtcctgtggggatccgggttagaataggtcctcagtacccccttgcttgtcgtaagaggcgactaaatggggcggtctatCGGATGaaaccgtaaaaaccgaggtccacagcaggtgtagcacgataaagatccctccctgctcaatagccataagcgccgagcataggcctaaaatttgcagcccttcaccggcagtggtgacgtctccatatgagtgaaatattctcgagggagacgtaaaacaatatacaatgaatgaatgaatcaatcaatcaatgttattgaaggaatgaaatataatatctaGGAATAGATTCAGTCCCAGTACTACTCGTTGGAGTTTAGCGGTATTGGTGTAGGATTAGATTTAATGATACTGATGCAGAATTAGAATTAGTGGTATTAATGCAGGATTAGATTTAGTGGTACTGATGTAGGATTAGATTTAGTGGTACTGATGTAGGATTAGAGTTAGTTGTACTGATGTAGGATTAGATTTAGTGGTATTAATGCAGGATTAGATTTAGTGGTTCTGATGCAGGATTAGATTTAGAGGTACTGATGTAGGATTAGAGTTAGTGGTACTGATTCAGGATTAGAGTTAGTTGTACTGATGTAGGATTAGATTTAGAGGTACTGATGTAGGATTAGATTTAGTGGTACTGATGCAGGATTAGATTTAGTGGTACTGATGCAGGATTAGAGTTAGTGGTACTGATGTAGGATTAGATTTAGTGGTACTGATGCAGAATTAGAATTAGTGGTATTAATGCAGGATTAGATTTAGTGGTTCTGATGCAGGATTAGATTTAGTGGTACTGATGTAGGATTAGAGTTAGTTGTACTGATGCAGGATTAGAGTTAGTTGTACTGATGTAGGATTAGATTTAGTGGTACTGATGTAGGATTAGATTTATTGGTACTGATGTAGGATTAGAGTTAGTGGTACTGATGCAGGATTAGAGTTAGTTGTACTGATGTAGGATTAGATTTAGTGGTACTGATGTAGGATTAGATTTAGTGGTACTGATGCAGGATTAGAGTTAGTTGTAGTGATGTAGGATTAGATTTAGTGGTACTGATGTAGGATTAGAATTAGTGGTATTAATGCAGGATTAGATTTATTGGTACTGATGTAGGATTAGATTTAGTGGTACTGATGCAGGATTAGAGTTAGTTGTACTGATGTAAGATTAGATTTAGTGGTACTGATGTAGGATTAGAATTAGTGGTATTAATGCAGGATTAGATTTATTGGTATTGATGTAGGATTAGAATTAGTGGTATTAATGCAGGATTAGATTTATTGGTACTGATGTAGGATTAGATTTAGTGGTTCTGATACAGGATTAGAATTAGTTGTACTGATGTAGGATTAGATTTAGTGGTACTGGTGTAGGATTAGATTTAGTGGTTCTGATGCAGGATTAGAATTAGTTGTACTGATGTAGGATTAGATTTAGTGGTACTGATGTAGGATTAGAATTAGTTGTACTGATGTAGGATTAGATTTAGTGGTTCTGATGCAGGATTAGAGTTAGTTGTACTGATGTAAGATTAGATTTAGTGGTTCTGATGCAGGATTAGATTTAGTGGTACTGATGTAGGATTAGATTTAGTGGTACTGGTGTAGGATTAGATTTAGTGGTTCTAATGGTGGGTTAAATCTAGTGGTTCTAATGATGGATTAGATTTAGTGGTACTGATGCAGGGTAAGGTTTAGTTGTACTGGTGTAGGATTAGATTTAGTGGTTCTAATGGTGGGTTAAATTTAGTGGTTCTAATGATAGATTAGATTTAGTTGTACTGATGCAGGGTAAGGTTTAGTTGTACTGATGAAGGATTAAAACATAGTACCCTACTAATCGCTGGGCTCTGCATAGTCGACATCGACCTGGTGACAATCGTTGTAgatgtcaatttcaatcattGTATTCCTCAAGAgtccgtgtttggccaactctctatttcatattccttataggagttataagattgatcattgttcattatcttcacctttcactaggATGATCCATATGCACAATcctacaggtacatgtacttatatcaTATGTTGCGTTATGTGTGATATGTTTGTCATGACGACTCAGTCGGTGCAACGCCTGCCTCCTGATCGGAAGGTCTTGGGATTGTACACCCTCCACGCCAGATTCGAGACATTCAAAGGGCAGCGACTATTCCCTCGAAAAACAATCGATATTCGGAACATgttttaggtacatgtattatttctttgatatgaATTCAGTGAAACGGCTGGAAGTTAGAATCTCAATTACTAAAGAAGAGTGTGATTATCTGAACGTTTAATACTAGCTACCACGTGTAGCACACTGATATGTTAATGCAGTAGTGTTAGATATGGTTTTCTACTAATCTAGCTTGTGAACTACTGCATATCATCTAACTCGATAAAACTTACCAATACTCAGTACCAAAGAAACAAAAGGACAATCAGCGCAGTTGAAGATTGACTGAAGAGACAGAAATGGCTGGTAAAACTGTGAGCTGCAGATTTTTCTTGAAGTTTACGGAGAAGACACTTTTCCGAATCGTCAACTGTGGAGAAAGGGgttgaaaatagtaaattggTTGAGACTTTTCAACTGATATCATGCACACTCTGTACCGCGAAATGTTTGGCAACCATCTTTATATTCCCGAGGAGATGAATGCTTACACATTATATCTAAGCATCATGTTTGTACCTGATCCCATAGTCTTATACAATAATTTCACAAACATTCAGATATGTTTTTGAATCAACGTGACTTTAAAAGAGTTGCTTGTAGTATTTTAACAATATATTGCTTTGTGTAAATAATTCTAGGGGGATTTGGTTTCGGTCACGGATTGCATTTAAGTTTAGTCTCCCAAAGATCAAATCTGACATGAAGAACCTAAGCAAACTCCCTGAATGTCAAGGAGAAACTTTCCTTGTTTTTCATACTCACTTTTGGATTTGAATTACGACTTGCGTCTTCGGTACTGTTTaactaattttattttgtagGTACAAAGTTTTTATATCGTGAATGATGTCACACTTCTATAGAGGTACAGTGTATTTACATCGTGAATGATGTCATACCTCTATAAAGGTAGGTGTTTACATATTGATGTCATACCTCTATAAAGGTACATGTTTCATAATGATGTCATACCTCTATAAAGGTACGTGTTTACATAATGATGTCATACCTCTATAAAGGTACATGTTTCATAATGATGTCATACCTCTATAAAGGTATGTGTTTACATAATGATGTCATACCTCTATAAAGGTACGTGTTTACATAATGATGAGATACCTCTATAAAGGTACGTGTTTACATAATGATGTCTTTCCTCAATAAAGGTACGTGTTTACATAATGATGAGATACCTCTATAAAGGTACGTGTTTACATAATGATGTCATACCTCTATAAAGGTACGTGTTTACATAATGATGAGATACCTCTATAAAGGTACGTGTTTACATAATGATGTCTTTCCTCAATAAAGGTATGTGTTTACATAATGATGAGATACCTCTATAAAGGTACGTGTTTACATAATGATGAGATACCTCTATAAAGGCATGTGTTTACATAATGATATCATACCTCTATAAAGGTATGTGTTTACATAATGATGCCATACCTCTATAAAGGTACGCGTTTACATAATGATGCCATACCTCTATAAAGGTATGTGTTTACATAATGATGATATACCTCTATAAAGGTATGTGTTTTCATAATGATGTCATACCTGTATAAAGGTATGTGTTTACATAATGATGATATACCTCTATAAAGGTACGTGTTTACATACTGATGAGATACCTCTATAAAGATATGTGTTTACATAATGATGTCATACCTCTATAAAGGTATGTGTTTACATAATAATGTCATACCTCTATAAAGGTATGTGTTTACATAATGATGTCATACCTCTGTAAAGGTATGTGTTTACATAATGATGAAATACCTCTATAAAGGTACGTGTTTACATAATGATGAGATACCTCTATAAAGGTATGTGTTTACATATTGATGTCATACCTCTATAAAGGTAGGTGTTTACATAATGATGTCATACCTCTATAAAGGTACGTGTTTACATAATGATGTCATACCTCTATAAAGGTACGTGTTTACATAATGATGAGATACCTGTATAAAGGTAGGTGTTTACATAATGATGTCATACCTCTATAAAGGTACGTGTTTACATAATGATGAAATACTTCTATAAAGGTACGTGTTTACATAATGTCATACCTCTATAAAGGTACGTGTTTAAATAATGATGTCATACCTTTATAAAGGTACGTGTTTACATAATGATGAGATACCTGTATAAAGGTACGTGTTTACATAATGATGTCATACCTCTGTAAAGGTATGTGTTTACATAATGATGAAATACCTCTATAAAGGTACGTGTTTACATAATGTCATACCTCTATAAAGGTACGTGTTTACATAATGATGTCATACCTTTATAAAGGTACGTGTTTACATAATGATGAGATACCTGTAGAAAGGTATGTGTTTACATATTGATGTCATACCTCTATAAAGGTAGGTGTTTACATAATGATGTCATACCTCTATAAAGGTATGTGTTTAGATAATGATGAGATACCTGTGTAAAGGTACGTGTTTACATAATGATGTCATACCTCTATAAAGGTACGTGTTTACATAATGATGAGATACCTGTATAAAGGTATGTGTTTACATATTGATGTCATACCTCTATAAAGGTAGGTGTTTACATAATGATGTCATACCTCTATAAAGGTATGTGTTTACATAATGATGTCATTCCTCTGTAAAGGTATGTGTTTACATAATGATGTCATACCTCTATAAAGGTATGTGTTTGCATAATGATGAGATACCTCTATAAAGGTACGTGTTTACATAATGATGTCATACCTCTATAAAGGTACGTGTTTACATAATGATGTTATACCTCTATAAAGGTACGTGTTTACATAATGATGATGTACCTCTATAAAGGTACATGTTTACATAATGATGTCATACCTCTATAAAGGTATGTGTTTACATAATGATGAGATACCTCTATAAAGGTATGTGTTTACATAATGATGTCATACCTCTATAAAGGTATGTGTTTACATAATGATGAGATACCTCTATAAAGGTACATGTTTACATAATGATGTCATACCTCTATAAAGGTACGTGTTTACATAATGATGAGATACCTCTATAAAGGTACATGTTTACATAATGATGTCATACCTCTATAAAGGTACACTGTGTTTAAATCATGAATGATGAGATAcctttttaaatatacaaaatgttagCACTATGAATGGTAACTCACCTCCGTATTTCTGACTGATCTGGTCACAGGCGTCATTGTATTTGCCCGAAAGGTGATATTTTTGGAAGGCGGGGTTCCACCACAAAGGGAGATCACTCTCTTTTTTCACCATCATGCCTACCCCATTAATATCACATTTATACCGTTCAGAAAGAACCTCCAAATCGTCAAAGCGAGTCCGTGAGGAAAAGAATGCGTCAGCCTGAAACCAATACAGTTTTATCTTGTttgaatgaaagatgaagatacctAACAGGTGAAGAAggaatacgaaatagagagttgagcaaacacgagGTATGTATGGTCAGGTGCCTAGTATGTTTCTACCATTGAACCCACCCTCTAGTCTCCCCCTGAGTTTACAGTGCAACCCACTTATAGAGTGAACTCTTCTAGATGATACACATATAATTTTGCCATACCTTCCTATCTAAACGTGAAACCAGGGGTATTGGTAAGAACTAAAATGGATCTACACCATATGGGGATGCTTGTATATTGCATTTACTAGTTTTAATATTCTCAATATTGAGATAAATATTTCTAAGGAATTATTCCATGTATTCctataaaactttgaacccctgtagtgaactctctctctctctctggtatCATGGTGTCGATAAACTTCAATTCACACTAAATGGTGGATGTAAAATAAGTAAACAATAAATAAGGATGTTTCCACACCAATTTAAACAACGAATCGTTAAAAGAACTAaggaaaattcatttttttccagCTACTGTTTAAATACTTACCGACCGGTTCGTCAGGAGTTGCTTAGCCTCTGCTATTCCGGAAGCCACCAGAGTATTTTTCGGTCTACCGAGCCCCATCCTTACTGTGCATTGCTCATTTGTGAAATCGCCGCTCAAGTGGACTACGTGTAAGTTGATAAAATCAATGTTAAAGACACAATAAAGCAATAAAAGCAAACATGATATCTAAATAAATAGTCATGCCTTAAGAAATTTACACTGAAGTGGGACCTTGTACTTCTACAAAATCTCCAAAAAACCAAGAGTTGTTGATTTCATTGTGAACTGCCTTTTTGATATGTACTACCAGGCGACGATCAGGGTAgggttggggtgggggtggatgCAGTTGTCGTTACATGTAGCGCACCTATTCTAAACATTGCAGAAATTACTATTCTCTATATTGAAACACAAGTTATTCAAATGAAAGCTCGTAAAACTAGAGTTATTGTGTAATTAGACTCCGTAAAGAGCTTTTACCCTGTGGTGTATCGGTAGGTCGTGCGATCATGAGTAAAGTCAGTCAAACTTGCTTATTCGTTGTGTCCCCTTTTGGAGGTTGAAAAGGGGTGTAACTTAATCTTCGCCATATAAGCATTTCTCTCAGGGACTCAGTATAAAAAGAAATGGGTGGGTCGGGCTTATTTCGATTTGTATCAGCATATTTATAAGATAATTATGATTTCTATTTTTTCATTAGCTTAAAGACACTATATTTGATAAAACAACTGTCATGTCACTTCTTGTCAAAATAAATGCTTGGGAAGTTTATTGCTTTtagatttaaagaaaaaacaacCCACAGGTATGTATATCAAGGTCAGAAATCGGAACTCTTACACCCGTCAGCGATCTACAGACTGAGTCGGTCAAACAGGGAAAAAAACCCGGTAATTTAAAAGATGGTACATAGGCTAGGTTGGAGTGTTACATTAGCTACCAAATTAGGTACCATGCTTACCCATAACTGCATTCTGTAAATTCTTTGGACGGAATTTTTTGGGATTTCCTTTCAGAACCGTGAAGGTAGAGGTGGTGGTGCGTATCGGATCAGTGAACTGTAGCGCATTGGTACGGTCCACCGAACTCACATATCCGGTGCAGGCGTCGAACCATCGCTCCATCAGACCTGAAATACGGATGTCAACATTCACAAATCAGTGAGCTATAACGATGAAACACTCCAACACTTCTGATAAGAAGCCATTTTCTTTAATCGTCAGTAGTCCCTCAGCTTTCCATATACTAGTATCCTTCCTGGTTTCAGTAAAGtctattttaaaactattttcatCGGATAGTATA belongs to Ostrea edulis chromosome 7, xbOstEdul1.1, whole genome shotgun sequence and includes:
- the LOC125656082 gene encoding uncharacterized protein LOC125656082 — translated: MDLTCLTAFLLVTSTLPSLVQMKTWVFAVNGDRRPWNFIDDDGILKGADLDLVQAVCDIANQKCAMTVAPTEACVESIDGRFYPGEGLMERWFDACTGYVSSVDRTNALQFTDPIRTTTSTFTVLKGNPKKFRPKNLQNAVMVHLSGDFTNEQCTVRMGLGRPKNTLVASGIAEAKQLLTNRSADAFFSSRTRFDDLEVLSERYKCDINGVGMMVKKESDLPLWWNPAFQKYHLSGKYNDACDQISQKYGVDDSEKCLLRKLQEKSAAHSFTSHFCLFSQSSTALIVLLFLWY